From a region of the Acidimicrobiales bacterium genome:
- a CDS encoding sigma-70 family RNA polymerase sigma factor, with product MSDSVGQYLNEIGLVPLLTAQEERELAQVIEAGHEAREKLASGETSVELRRADRAAAKAKDRFIRSNLRLVVSIARRYPLPPGMELLDLIQEGNIGLEHAVDKFDWRKGFKFSTYATFWIRQAIGRALDQKASLVRLPGDRSAALRAALRQVAGDGDELDAENAWLHRLSTPTSLDRTIGDDDSNELVDVIADTADGPEALVMAAEETQMVTDLLDVLDARARYAVEQRFGINDGRKRSYREVGEELGVTAEAARRLVKRAVGTVRSKAAANPAA from the coding sequence ATGAGTGACTCAGTCGGCCAGTACCTCAACGAGATCGGCCTCGTGCCGCTGCTCACCGCTCAAGAGGAGCGCGAGCTCGCACAGGTGATCGAGGCCGGGCACGAAGCCCGTGAGAAGCTGGCATCGGGGGAGACGTCGGTGGAGCTGCGCCGCGCCGATCGGGCGGCGGCCAAGGCCAAAGACCGCTTCATCCGGTCGAATCTCCGCCTGGTGGTCAGCATCGCCCGCCGGTACCCGCTCCCGCCGGGCATGGAGCTGCTCGACCTCATCCAGGAGGGCAACATCGGCCTCGAGCACGCGGTCGACAAGTTCGACTGGCGCAAGGGCTTCAAGTTCTCGACGTACGCCACGTTCTGGATCCGCCAAGCGATCGGGCGTGCCCTCGACCAGAAGGCCAGCTTGGTGCGGCTCCCGGGCGACCGGTCGGCGGCGCTCCGCGCGGCCCTCCGTCAGGTCGCCGGCGACGGCGACGAGCTCGACGCCGAGAACGCGTGGCTGCACCGCCTGTCCACCCCCACCTCGCTCGACCGCACCATCGGTGACGACGACAGCAACGAGCTGGTCGACGTGATCGCCGACACGGCCGACGGTCCCGAAGCGCTCGTGATGGCCGCCGAGGAGACGCAGATGGTCACCGACCTGCTCGACGTCCTCGACGCCCGCGCCCGCTATGCAGTGGAGCAGCGCTTCGGCATCAACGACGGTCGCAAACGCAGCTACCGCGAGGTCGGTGAGGAGCTGGGCGTCACCGCCGAAGCGGCGCGACGCCTGGTCAAGCGTGCGGTCGGTACCGTGCGTTCCAAGGCCGCCGCGAACCCGGCCGCCTGA
- a CDS encoding NADH-ubiquinone oxidoreductase-F iron-sulfur binding region domain-containing protein, whose protein sequence is MIEPYLLPETPVTSVTDWVARGGGKGLARAYELGPDATISEILDAKLRGRGGAGFPTGIKWRSLREAAHGDQCYIVCNGSEGEPGTFKDRTLLRANPYQLIEGMAIAAFALGARAGFIGMKARYTEHTELLLQALQDMEAAGLAGEVRLQLVPGPDAYLFGEETALLQAVMGEAPTPRLVPPYIQGIFATTPTFDWSALPPEELVEALSDDVYSLPAAGSGLASPTLVNNIETYSTACHILREGADWFRSMGTDDTPGHAVITIVGDTTRQIVEEVDMGSTLRELLDGPCGGMANGRNFKAMLSGISNPVMTEEFLDVPLGFDSFRAAGSGIGSCGFMIYDDTTSAVELAHLCSRFLSVESCGQCNACKTGTMAITEMIESIIDGKGSMRTIDSIGSRLLRVTDSNRCFLPQQEQIVISSLLRTFPQDFLDAVDTQHVAIRGIPVPKLKDVVGGVADIDEHWELKRTDWTYADVGVTTGVYRTE, encoded by the coding sequence GTGATCGAGCCCTATTTGCTTCCTGAAACGCCGGTGACGTCGGTCACCGACTGGGTGGCCCGCGGCGGCGGAAAAGGCCTGGCCAGAGCGTATGAGCTCGGTCCCGATGCCACCATCTCGGAGATCCTCGACGCCAAGCTCCGGGGCCGGGGTGGGGCCGGGTTCCCCACCGGCATCAAGTGGCGCTCGTTGCGCGAGGCGGCGCACGGTGACCAGTGCTACATCGTCTGCAACGGCTCGGAGGGAGAGCCGGGCACCTTCAAGGACCGGACCCTGCTGCGTGCCAACCCCTATCAGCTGATCGAGGGCATGGCGATCGCAGCGTTCGCGCTCGGCGCCCGGGCCGGCTTCATCGGAATGAAGGCCCGCTACACCGAGCACACGGAGCTGTTGCTCCAGGCGTTGCAGGACATGGAGGCAGCCGGTCTGGCGGGCGAGGTGCGGCTGCAGCTCGTGCCCGGTCCCGACGCCTACCTCTTCGGCGAAGAAACCGCCCTGCTCCAGGCCGTCATGGGCGAGGCGCCCACGCCGCGCCTCGTGCCGCCGTACATCCAGGGCATCTTCGCCACGACGCCCACCTTCGACTGGTCGGCGCTGCCACCCGAGGAGCTCGTCGAGGCCCTGTCCGACGACGTGTACTCGCTCCCGGCGGCTGGATCCGGGCTGGCGAGCCCGACGCTCGTCAACAACATCGAGACGTACTCCACGGCCTGCCACATCCTGCGCGAAGGCGCCGACTGGTTCCGTTCGATGGGCACCGACGACACGCCCGGCCATGCAGTGATCACGATCGTGGGCGACACCACCCGCCAGATCGTCGAGGAAGTCGACATGGGCTCCACCCTGCGCGAGCTGCTCGACGGGCCGTGCGGCGGCATGGCCAACGGCCGCAACTTCAAGGCGATGTTGTCGGGGATCTCGAACCCGGTGATGACCGAGGAGTTCCTCGACGTGCCGCTCGGGTTCGACTCGTTCCGTGCCGCTGGCTCGGGCATCGGATCGTGCGGGTTCATGATCTACGACGACACCACCAGCGCGGTGGAGCTGGCCCACTTGTGCTCCCGCTTCTTGTCGGTCGAGTCGTGCGGTCAGTGCAACGCCTGCAAGACCGGCACGATGGCGATCACCGAGATGATCGAGTCGATCATCGACGGCAAGGGAAGCATGCGCACGATCGACTCCATCGGCAGCCGGCTGCTGCGGGTCACGGACTCCAACCGGTGCTTCTTGCCGCAACAGGAGCAGATCGTGATCTCGAGCCTGCTGCGAACTTTCCCGCAGGACTTCCTCGACGCGGTCGACACCCAACACGTCGCGATCCGCGGCATCCCGGTGCCCAAGCTGAAAGACGTCGTGGGTGGCGTGGCCGACATCGACGAGCACTGGGAGCTCAAGCGCACCGACTGGACCTATGCCGACGTCGGGGTGACCACCGGCGTCTACCGCACCGAGTGA
- the nadD gene encoding nicotinate-nucleotide adenylyltransferase: MTRPGERLGIFGGTFDPPHVGHLVTAVNVRHELQLQRVLLVVANEPWQKTGTREITPGPARLAMVEAAVGDVAGLEASPIEIDRGGDSYTADTLEALHREDPERELFVILGSDAAAGLHTWERAERVAELSSVVVVDRPGEPPTRSLPDGFRWTRVEVPRLEVSSTDLRARVRDGRPLDYLLTPSVIASIASLGLYRRSDGS, translated from the coding sequence GTGACGCGACCCGGGGAACGCCTCGGGATCTTCGGGGGGACGTTCGACCCGCCCCACGTGGGCCATTTGGTGACGGCCGTCAACGTCCGTCACGAGCTGCAACTCCAACGTGTCCTGCTCGTCGTGGCCAACGAGCCCTGGCAGAAGACGGGGACCCGCGAGATCACGCCGGGACCTGCTCGCCTCGCCATGGTGGAGGCAGCCGTCGGTGACGTCGCCGGCCTCGAAGCGTCACCTATCGAGATCGACCGGGGCGGTGACTCCTACACGGCCGACACGCTCGAAGCCCTGCACCGCGAGGACCCCGAGCGGGAGCTGTTCGTGATACTCGGCAGCGATGCCGCCGCGGGGCTGCACACGTGGGAGCGCGCCGAGCGAGTGGCGGAGTTGTCGTCGGTGGTGGTCGTCGACCGTCCGGGCGAACCGCCCACCCGGTCGCTTCCGGACGGCTTTCGATGGACGAGGGTCGAAGTGCCTCGCCTCGAGGTGTCGAGCACCGACCTGCGAGCCCGGGTGCGCGACGGCCGCCCGCTCGACTACCTGCTCACCCCCTCGGTCATCGCTTCGATTGCCAGCCTCGGCCTCTATCGTCGTTCCGATGGCTCCTGA
- a CDS encoding LCP family protein, whose translation MDSRERPEPTAAESPAPAPIAWPSPDTAEHGGEAAPVDASWTADAWRDEEWIDEAEWVDDVAEPETFPGGTVAEEEGIPAFDFVPVVGAGSAGPSGAGSAGSSGEDDEPAEAPEPTGDDVAESAVAAWPKPRRRSRFGMRAAAFAAAVLVLTVAVPALTWIGWQWVQHSRTGVTRSNSSGLLGGGDHLVPYTATALVVTTDAGGTPTSVALFTLDHGTTGGSVTFVPLDTLVPRQAYGIDRLRTAFVRQGMAAFVRSASQILGLTFSDTIVLDPAAMQQYFEPVGNLAVSSPAAFSAGGVSFPQGVSQLDATRALAYLDEGSAAPGDVAARQQAFWAAWADLVRQRGDAVIAGEPDAGLGRYLSAFARGTVDFAPFPVKAEMSPPNPLDGGSTRVYRVDSQAAGRRLALVVPFPQASTDDRLMVRLLNGVDSGGIPRSIVQRLVIGGGQVGLEGTSPNSGLEITEIRYGDRSLLDRVKVLRAALGAGKLVIDDTVSDPGEVTIVLGHDLLDRPPAALTSDTGSNS comes from the coding sequence GTGGACAGCCGGGAACGGCCCGAGCCGACGGCGGCGGAAAGCCCCGCTCCGGCGCCCATCGCCTGGCCCTCGCCAGACACCGCCGAGCACGGCGGGGAAGCGGCCCCTGTCGACGCGTCGTGGACAGCCGACGCCTGGCGCGACGAGGAATGGATCGACGAGGCCGAGTGGGTCGATGACGTGGCCGAACCGGAGACGTTCCCGGGCGGCACGGTCGCCGAGGAGGAGGGAATCCCTGCCTTTGACTTCGTCCCGGTGGTCGGCGCCGGGTCCGCCGGCCCTTCCGGCGCCGGGTCCGCCGGCTCTTCCGGCGAAGACGACGAACCGGCCGAGGCCCCCGAGCCCACTGGCGACGACGTCGCCGAATCGGCTGTCGCGGCGTGGCCGAAGCCGCGTCGTCGGTCGCGGTTCGGGATGCGGGCTGCCGCGTTCGCCGCCGCCGTGCTGGTGCTCACCGTTGCGGTGCCCGCGCTCACCTGGATCGGCTGGCAGTGGGTGCAGCACAGTCGCACGGGTGTGACGCGATCGAACAGCTCGGGTCTGCTCGGAGGCGGCGACCACCTCGTGCCGTACACCGCCACCGCCCTGGTCGTGACCACCGACGCGGGCGGGACGCCGACCTCCGTGGCGCTGTTCACCCTCGACCACGGCACGACGGGCGGGTCGGTCACGTTCGTGCCGCTCGACACGCTGGTACCGCGCCAGGCGTATGGCATCGACCGACTGCGCACTGCGTTCGTGCGACAGGGCATGGCGGCCTTCGTCCGGTCGGCGAGCCAGATCCTAGGGCTCACCTTCAGCGACACGATCGTCCTCGATCCCGCGGCGATGCAGCAGTACTTCGAGCCGGTGGGCAACCTGGCCGTCTCCAGCCCCGCGGCGTTCAGCGCCGGCGGCGTGTCGTTCCCCCAAGGCGTCTCGCAGCTCGATGCGACACGGGCGCTGGCCTACCTCGATGAAGGCAGCGCTGCGCCGGGAGACGTCGCCGCCCGCCAGCAAGCGTTCTGGGCTGCATGGGCGGACTTGGTCCGCCAACGGGGTGACGCGGTGATCGCAGGTGAGCCCGATGCCGGCCTCGGTCGCTACCTGTCGGCCTTCGCCCGCGGCACGGTCGACTTCGCGCCGTTCCCGGTGAAGGCCGAGATGAGCCCGCCGAACCCCCTGGACGGCGGATCGACCCGCGTGTACCGCGTCGACAGCCAGGCCGCGGGCCGGCGGCTGGCACTCGTGGTGCCGTTCCCGCAGGCGTCGACCGACGACCGCCTGATGGTGCGGCTGTTGAACGGTGTCGACAGCGGTGGGATCCCGCGTTCGATCGTCCAGCGCCTCGTGATCGGCGGTGGTCAGGTGGGCCTCGAGGGCACCTCACCGAACAGCGGGCTCGAGATCACCGAGATCCGTTACGGCGACCGGTCGCTCCTCGACAGGGTCAAGGTGCTCCGAGCGGCGCTCGGCGCTGGCAAGCTGGTCATCGACGACACCGTCTCGGACCCGGGTGAGGTCACGATCGTGCTCGGCCACGATCTGCTCGACCGGCCCCCGGCTGCCCTCACCAGCGACACCGGAAGCAACTCATGA
- the rsfS gene encoding ribosome silencing factor has product MSPPTPIHEHDEVRDWVGVAARAADAKKGADIVVLDVGDVLSITGWFVITSAPNDRLVRTLAEEIEQQVAGAGGPRPLRVEGLDDLRWVLMDYGDFVVHVFLEEARRYYDLERLWRDVPTLDWAAGT; this is encoded by the coding sequence ATGAGCCCGCCCACGCCGATCCACGAACACGACGAGGTCCGTGACTGGGTCGGCGTTGCCGCGCGCGCGGCCGACGCGAAGAAGGGCGCGGACATCGTGGTGCTCGACGTCGGCGACGTGCTGTCGATCACCGGCTGGTTCGTGATCACCTCCGCGCCGAACGACCGTCTGGTGCGCACGCTGGCCGAGGAGATCGAGCAGCAGGTCGCGGGAGCAGGTGGTCCTCGCCCGCTGCGGGTCGAAGGGCTCGACGACCTGCGCTGGGTGCTGATGGACTACGGCGACTTCGTCGTGCACGTGTTCCTCGAGGAAGCCCGGCGCTACTACGACCTGGAGCGACTGTGGCGCGATGTGCCCACGCTCGACTGGGCCGCGGGTACCTGA
- a CDS encoding uroporphyrinogen-III synthase: MSGPLAGRRVGVTADRRRDTQRRLLEARGATVVEGPTLASRSLTQAPELRAATESIVRDPPDVVVVDTGVGVTSWFEAAQEWGLADQVRDALQGAGALARGAKAASALRRRTGLVSVTSPDGRLGSLRAVLADRSLEGRRVVVQRSGATDAPLVDWLRARGATVVELEVYRWELPADRDTAYELVRQGCTGELDAVTFTSVPAVDNLFALAGELGEAERLRYGFTSGMVAACVGSVCAEAARQQGIADPLFPASGTLPDMVRLLTDKLVRA; encoded by the coding sequence ATGAGCGGCCCGCTCGCCGGCCGGCGCGTCGGCGTCACCGCGGACCGCCGGCGCGACACGCAGCGGCGCCTGCTCGAGGCGCGAGGCGCCACCGTCGTCGAAGGGCCCACGCTGGCGAGCCGCTCGCTGACCCAGGCACCGGAGCTGCGCGCCGCCACCGAATCCATCGTCCGCGATCCGCCCGACGTCGTGGTCGTGGACACGGGAGTGGGCGTCACGTCCTGGTTCGAGGCGGCGCAGGAGTGGGGTCTCGCCGATCAGGTCCGAGACGCGCTCCAAGGCGCCGGCGCGCTGGCGCGTGGGGCGAAGGCCGCATCGGCGTTGCGGCGACGGACCGGGTTGGTGTCCGTCACCTCTCCCGACGGTCGGTTGGGGTCGCTGCGCGCCGTGCTGGCGGACCGGTCGCTCGAGGGTCGCCGTGTCGTCGTCCAGCGCAGCGGCGCCACGGACGCGCCGCTGGTCGACTGGCTGCGGGCACGGGGCGCGACCGTGGTCGAGCTCGAGGTGTACCGGTGGGAGCTGCCAGCGGATCGTGACACTGCCTATGAGTTGGTGCGCCAGGGATGCACGGGCGAGCTCGACGCCGTGACCTTCACCAGCGTGCCGGCGGTCGACAACTTGTTCGCGCTGGCCGGCGAGCTCGGGGAGGCCGAGCGGCTCCGTTACGGCTTCACGTCCGGCATGGTCGCCGCGTGCGTGGGCTCGGTCTGCGCCGAAGCCGCCCGCCAACAGGGGATCGCCGACCCGTTGTTCCCCGCGAGCGGCACGCTGCCGGACATGGTGCGGCTGCTCACCGACAAGCTCGTCCGCGCCTGA
- a CDS encoding alcohol dehydrogenase catalytic domain-containing protein, which yields MRAVVLTGERQVDVEQVPDPVLPGPDGVIVQVEHTAICGSDLHLYHGAMGGAHVHLGHEFVGTVVESGPEVYRLRTGDRVLVSGVVGCGRCPACLGRDPVRCAVAPRIFGTSTDLDGGQAEFAAVPAADAFALPIPDGISVEQSVLLTDILPTGYLGALRADITPGSTVAVIGLGPVGVFALQCAQLHGPARILAIDRVPDRLERAAALGAEPVDVTNGDTIAQVAQLTGGRGASSVIEAVGADATIADAIWCAAPGGTVSIIGANMNFALPIPMPIALMRSLTVRVTLASIPSTWEALIPLVATGRLHPESVFTHHMGLSEAAAAYELFDQRRDGVLKVLLDPTR from the coding sequence ATGCGTGCAGTGGTGCTGACCGGTGAGCGACAGGTCGACGTGGAGCAGGTGCCGGATCCGGTGCTGCCCGGACCCGACGGCGTGATCGTGCAAGTCGAGCACACCGCCATCTGCGGCTCCGACCTGCACCTCTACCACGGCGCGATGGGCGGCGCGCACGTCCATCTCGGGCATGAGTTCGTCGGGACGGTGGTGGAGTCCGGGCCGGAGGTGTACCGGTTGCGGACCGGCGACAGGGTGCTGGTGTCGGGCGTGGTGGGGTGCGGGCGCTGCCCGGCCTGCCTGGGTCGCGACCCGGTGCGCTGCGCGGTCGCGCCCCGGATCTTCGGCACGAGCACCGACCTCGACGGGGGCCAGGCGGAGTTCGCCGCCGTCCCTGCCGCCGACGCGTTCGCGCTGCCGATCCCCGACGGCATCTCGGTCGAGCAGTCGGTGCTGCTCACCGACATCTTGCCGACGGGCTACCTGGGCGCCTTGCGGGCCGACATCACGCCGGGCTCGACGGTGGCCGTCATCGGCTTGGGGCCGGTGGGGGTTTTTGCCCTTCAGTGCGCGCAGCTCCACGGGCCCGCCCGCATCCTGGCCATCGACCGGGTGCCGGACCGCCTGGAGCGGGCCGCCGCGCTCGGCGCCGAACCGGTCGACGTGACCAACGGCGACACCATCGCCCAGGTGGCGCAGCTCACGGGCGGACGTGGCGCGTCGTCGGTGATCGAGGCCGTGGGCGCCGACGCCACCATCGCCGATGCGATCTGGTGTGCGGCGCCCGGCGGCACCGTCTCGATCATCGGGGCCAACATGAACTTCGCCCTCCCGATCCCTATGCCGATCGCGCTGATGCGCAGCCTCACGGTGCGGGTGACGCTGGCGTCGATCCCCTCGACGTGGGAGGCGTTGATCCCGCTGGTGGCCACGGGCCGCCTCCACCCCGAATCGGTCTTCACCCACCACATGGGGTTGAGCGAAGCGGCGGCCGCCTACGAGTTGTTCGATCAGCGTCGCGACGGGGTGCTGAAGGTCCTGCTCGACCCCACCCGCTGA
- a CDS encoding SDR family oxidoreductase: protein MARLRALSRDVTGRVAIITGAASGMGRATAELFADEGMAVAVTDTADPTPVVDAIVAAGGTAAGWQLDVSDPEAIESVVAEVIGRFGKLDILVNNAGISVPAPIDHEGWDDAWDRTIAVNLTGEARMIRACLPHLRESDAGRIVNIASTEGLGATAYLSPYTAAKHGVVGLTRSLAMELGPAGITVNCICPGPIRTAMTAPIPDEAKEKFARRRVPMRRYGDPEEVAQMTLSLCLPAASYCHGAIIPVDGGLTVQNT from the coding sequence ATGGCGCGGCTCCGCGCGCTGTCGCGCGACGTCACGGGTCGGGTCGCGATCATCACCGGTGCTGCGTCGGGCATGGGCCGTGCCACCGCCGAGCTGTTCGCCGACGAGGGCATGGCCGTGGCGGTGACCGACACGGCGGACCCCACCCCCGTCGTCGACGCGATCGTCGCCGCCGGTGGCACCGCGGCGGGCTGGCAACTCGACGTCAGTGACCCTGAAGCAATCGAGTCCGTGGTCGCGGAAGTGATCGGCCGCTTCGGGAAGCTCGACATCTTGGTGAACAACGCCGGCATCTCCGTGCCGGCGCCCATCGACCACGAGGGATGGGACGACGCATGGGATCGCACGATCGCGGTGAACCTCACCGGTGAAGCCCGCATGATCCGCGCCTGCCTGCCCCACCTCCGCGAGTCCGATGCCGGCCGCATCGTCAACATCGCGAGCACCGAAGGGCTCGGCGCGACCGCGTATCTGTCGCCTTACACCGCCGCGAAGCACGGCGTCGTCGGGCTCACCCGGAGCCTGGCGATGGAGCTCGGGCCGGCGGGCATCACCGTCAACTGCATCTGCCCCGGCCCGATCCGCACCGCCATGACCGCACCGATCCCCGACGAGGCGAAGGAGAAGTTCGCCCGCCGCCGCGTGCCCATGCGGCGCTACGGCGATCCGGAGGAAGTCGCGCAGATGACGTTGTCGCTGTGCCTGCCCGCAGCTTCGTACTGCCACGGCGCGATCATCCCGGTCGACGGCGGGCTGACGGTGCAGAACACCTGA
- a CDS encoding aldo/keto reductase — MEHRRLGTTGLHVSSLCLGAMMFGAWGNPDHDDSLRIIDQAIDAGVNFIDTADVYSAGESEEIVGKAIAGRRDDLVIATKVHFPASANPLHAGNSRRWIIQECENSLRRLGTDYIDLYQIHRPDPSTDVDETLGALSDLVHQGKVRYLGSSTFPPSAIVEAQWTAERRHRERFVCEQPPYSILVRGIEADVLPTCARYGMGVIPWSPLAGGWLSGKWRKGASELTSRRAQRLPGRYDLSLPANQAKLEAADALATLAEESGMTLIHLALAFVLQHPAVTAAIIGPRTAEHLESQLGAADVTLTADILDRIDEIVPPGTTFSWDDAGYLPPSLAFAGARRRTAR; from the coding sequence ATGGAACACCGCCGCCTCGGGACCACCGGCCTCCACGTCAGCTCGCTCTGCCTCGGCGCCATGATGTTCGGCGCGTGGGGCAACCCCGACCACGACGACTCGCTGCGGATCATCGACCAGGCGATCGACGCGGGCGTCAACTTCATCGACACCGCCGACGTGTACTCGGCCGGCGAGTCGGAAGAGATCGTCGGCAAGGCGATCGCGGGGCGCCGCGACGACCTCGTGATCGCGACGAAGGTCCACTTCCCGGCGAGCGCCAACCCCCTGCACGCCGGCAACTCGCGGCGCTGGATCATCCAGGAGTGCGAGAACAGCCTGCGGCGGCTCGGCACCGACTACATCGACCTGTACCAGATCCACCGCCCCGATCCCTCTACCGACGTCGACGAGACGTTGGGCGCGCTCTCCGACCTCGTTCACCAGGGAAAGGTCCGCTACCTGGGCTCGTCGACGTTCCCGCCCTCGGCCATCGTCGAGGCCCAGTGGACTGCGGAGCGACGGCACCGTGAGCGCTTCGTCTGCGAGCAGCCGCCGTACTCGATCCTCGTGCGCGGCATCGAGGCCGATGTCCTGCCGACGTGCGCGCGCTACGGCATGGGCGTCATCCCTTGGAGCCCGCTCGCCGGCGGCTGGCTGTCGGGCAAGTGGCGCAAGGGCGCGAGCGAGCTGACGAGTCGGCGGGCGCAGCGCCTACCGGGCCGTTACGACCTCTCGCTCCCTGCCAACCAGGCGAAGCTCGAGGCGGCCGACGCGCTGGCCACGCTCGCCGAGGAGTCGGGTATGACGCTCATCCACCTCGCGCTCGCGTTCGTTCTCCAGCATCCCGCGGTCACCGCCGCGATCATCGGGCCGCGCACCGCGGAGCACCTCGAGAGCCAGCTCGGCGCCGCCGACGTGACGCTCACCGCCGACATCCTCGACCGCATCGACGAGATCGTCCCGCCGGGCACCACGTTCAGCTGGGACGACGCCGGCTACCTGCCGCCGTCGCTTGCGTTCGCCGGCGCTCGCCGGCGCACCGCTCGCTGA
- a CDS encoding thioesterase family protein, with the protein MAQGAPALVDQLRPLDRRLLGLVADGDDPAVLSFEVVPHLCRTDGRFYGGAALAAALAASEAVTGRVALWSCTQLVGAAAMNERIRVDASVVASGRSVDQVQVTATTGGRIVFSAVGATATPQPDGIEARGQTMPRVAPPEESRPWGGPARRDDAGEHAAVFGTPPAVGHHLVSEHREAHIMDTSADRPGHMALWARLTGEFAGTTMTPAVLGFLADMVPIAVCRAGGVEGAGTSLDNSLRVGEPIDTDWVLLELDAEQAVGGYGHGHVRLWSRDGRLLGTGTQSCRLFSFEDFLHGAGGHSSGSPRAGGTR; encoded by the coding sequence ATGGCCCAAGGCGCTCCCGCACTCGTCGACCAACTGCGTCCGCTCGATCGCCGCCTGCTCGGCCTCGTGGCTGATGGCGACGACCCCGCGGTCCTGTCGTTCGAGGTCGTCCCGCACTTGTGCCGCACCGACGGGCGCTTCTACGGGGGTGCCGCCCTCGCCGCCGCGCTGGCGGCGTCCGAAGCGGTGACCGGTCGGGTGGCGCTGTGGTCGTGCACCCAGCTCGTGGGTGCCGCAGCGATGAACGAGCGCATCCGCGTCGACGCGTCGGTGGTGGCATCGGGTCGATCCGTCGACCAGGTACAGGTGACCGCCACGACCGGCGGCCGGATCGTGTTCAGCGCGGTGGGTGCGACGGCAACACCGCAGCCGGACGGCATCGAGGCCAGAGGGCAGACCATGCCGAGAGTGGCGCCGCCGGAGGAGTCGCGCCCGTGGGGCGGGCCGGCCCGGCGGGACGATGCCGGCGAGCACGCGGCGGTGTTTGGCACACCACCGGCCGTCGGCCACCACCTCGTCAGCGAGCACCGCGAGGCCCACATCATGGACACATCGGCTGATCGCCCGGGCCACATGGCGTTGTGGGCGAGGCTCACCGGCGAGTTCGCCGGCACGACGATGACACCTGCCGTGCTCGGGTTCCTCGCCGACATGGTGCCGATCGCGGTGTGTCGCGCTGGTGGGGTGGAAGGCGCGGGCACCAGCCTCGACAATTCCTTGCGGGTGGGGGAGCCGATCGACACCGATTGGGTGCTCCTCGAGCTCGATGCTGAACAGGCGGTCGGTGGCTATGGCCATGGCCACGTGCGGCTGTGGTCGCGCGACGGTCGTCTGCTCGGCACCGGCACGCAGTCGTGTCGCCTGTTCAGCTTCGAGGACTTCTTGCATGGCGCCGGGGGCCACTCGTCGGGCTCCCCGCGCGCCGGTGGCACGCGCTAG